A genomic region of Catalinimonas niigatensis contains the following coding sequences:
- a CDS encoding NeuD/PglB/VioB family sugar acetyltransferase — protein MDNPVIIFGAGGLGKASLEIFQANQVIVYCFLDDDKRLHGQEIAEIGIMGSTDDHGYTKFIGKKCDAFVALDEQNLRKGVFKMLNDRRKVMPINAIHPKAIISGHAYISYGLFANAGVVIGSFAKVGIGCILHSNAVIDYEAELGNYVQVGAGSIIHAGAKIEDEVFIGAGVTIAGPLEVGKGARIGAGSVVVENVKKGATVFGNPAKEV, from the coding sequence ATGGATAATCCGGTTATTATATTTGGTGCTGGCGGCTTGGGCAAAGCGTCACTAGAGATTTTTCAGGCCAATCAAGTTATTGTATACTGTTTTTTAGATGATGACAAACGTTTGCATGGTCAGGAGATAGCAGAAATTGGCATCATGGGAAGTACAGACGATCATGGTTATACTAAATTCATTGGAAAAAAATGTGATGCTTTTGTGGCTCTGGATGAGCAGAATTTACGCAAGGGGGTATTCAAAATGTTGAATGACCGTCGTAAAGTAATGCCCATCAACGCGATTCATCCCAAAGCTATTATTTCTGGTCATGCTTATATTTCCTATGGACTGTTTGCCAATGCAGGTGTAGTCATTGGGAGTTTTGCCAAAGTAGGAATCGGGTGCATTTTGCATAGCAATGCAGTCATTGACTATGAGGCTGAGCTTGGAAATTATGTGCAAGTAGGAGCAGGGAGCATCATTCATGCCGGTGCAAAGATTGAAGATGAAGTATTTATAGGCGCAGGCGTAACAATAGCCGGTCCTCTGGAAGTTGGAAAGGGAGCACGAATCGGTGCCGGATCTGTAGTGGTAGAAAATGTAAAAAAAGGTGCTACAGTTTTTGGTAATCCTGCCAAAGAAGTTTAA